In Amia ocellicauda isolate fAmiCal2 chromosome 7, fAmiCal2.hap1, whole genome shotgun sequence, the genomic window AGTCACACCACCGTCAGCTGTGTCCCTCATACCTGCTTCAGACCTGATACTTTCAGAGGTGAGAAAGATCGCAGAGAGGCAAGGTTCATTGAGCTGAATCGGTAGGGGGTCTCACCTTGAACAGGGGGTGAACAATACAGTGGAGACCTTTAAtacttgttgttgttcttattattatgattattattatgattattcagCAGGGACCTCTATCTAAGCCACTGACTTCATGACAAGGGTTGACAACATCACTATAATAACCAATCTATAAAACAGTCATCCACACACTGCAGACAATAACACAAAGCTGTAGGAGAGGAATGGGCTACAGGTGTCAATGTAGACAGCGGTGTCTATGCCAGAGGGCCGGTACAGCACTGTGCTGCCCTGTTACTCACGGGCAGCTCCATCCAGCACTGTGGGGGAGGGGACAAAGATAGGAGAGAAAGAGTGAGCTGAGGGGGGCGATCAGACACCTGTGGAACCTAATCAATCTgtagaagagagggagagaagagaatGTGAAACAGCAGGGCTGTTGAGAGGGAGGGGGCAGTGGTTCGAGTTGTTGTTTTCtaaggtgtggggggggggggttaattatttattcatttaataatttgaatgatgtttaatctatatatttttattgactTAATTATCTATGAATatctattttcttgtttttatgtatCACCTGTATCATACGTGCTTTGGCAATACCAAAGAAAGAGGCCATGCCAATAAAgttcaatttgaatttgagacagggggagggggaaagatggagagagagatagagggatgACAAAAGGGCTGTAAGCTAGCGGTGGAGCAGGGAAAGATGTCAGAGCTGAAATCGAGCGCTGGGATCTGTGATCCACTCCCTGCTGTTCAGCCGGTGGAGTGCCAGCCTTGCCACCCGCCACTGTGCGCACAGGAGGCTGAGGAGCCGGTGTGTTTGTGTCATTACTTATTGATatgtttatttactttactGCATGGGAGTGTAATCCATCCGAGATATTGACCGGCTCCTAAAAGGCCAGACCAGAGAGCACTTAGAGCCCTGTCACTGCGGACGAGCTGCGCCGGCCTAATGCAGGGAGACAACGACACAATTAACACTGTAAACAGTTGGAGCGGGGGGGGTATCTGATGTTGTTTCCTTCTCTCAGCAGGATGGAGCGTGACAGTGGGAGACGTGGGGGGGGGTATCTAAATCAATGCAGCTTTAGCATTCTGGCAGGATGACAAGACAACTGAattctgtctcacacacacacacacacacacacagacactgaaacCTGAGGTAATGCAGCAGACACTGACCCTGTCGAGAAGTCATTGGAGACATGGGCTGTATTATAGCTCCTCAGTGCTCTATCCTGCACCAGACAACACCCgatgcaaaataataacaaataataatcataatcataacaatTACTCAAAAGTTCTGTGCATATAGCTTTACAATCATGAGATTTCCATAGCTGGTAGCATTTGTTTCATATAAAGACTTTCGCATTTAGTGTCAGTACATTCCATGGCCGGTTTGAGATGTTTTCCGGTGGACGTCTGATATGGAACCCCCTGGTTCCCCAGTTTATCAAGACGAGAAGGTAAATTATAGACCAATGGAGCACGTCCAGTACAGTGCCAGCAGGGAGCGCTGGTCCTTTGAGGAGGTGAAAGAGAATGGAGGTGTTTGTACCCCATGATCCCCAAAGGATCGTAATGAACCCTCCCCCCACCcaataaaaattaaaacccACTTAATTAACCTGAAGGAAAGCCCTTGTAACTCCATCAGACATGGATGTTACCCAGTGACCAATGGAGTTGTCTATCATTGGTAAACTGATAAAAGCTATTGGATTGGACTGGCTCTTCAGGACCAGGCCTAGGTCGCAATATTCCTGCTTGAagagagcaaaataaaataaaaacagggccCACAGGATAGAGAACCACCCCGCGGTTTCCCCTCAGGGGGCAAGGAGCTCCAGGATGCCCAGCTCCTGCAGCCTGGCCCTGGCGACAGCCTCCCAGCCCTTGTTGGCGAGGGGGTTCCTGGGCGAGGGGTGCATCAGTCCCTCCACGCGCACCTGCACCCCCGCGGCACTCAGGGCCTTGCGCGCCCGCTGCTCCGCCACCCTGCCCACCCCCACCACCGTGGTCACGCCCAGTGCCCGCACGGCCTGGCACAGCCCCTCGTCGCACAGCCGGAGCAGAGCCTCCCTCTGCGGGGTGGCCAGCTCAGGCGGCGTGAGGTTCTTGCCCGCCTGGTTCATGAAGACTAAGGGGCACAGGTTGTGGACGAAACAGCGGCGGAAGAAGATGCCCGGCTCTCCGCAGAGGCTCCGGAAGAAGCCCCAGAAGCGGGCACCGCTCACCTCCCGCTGGGCGCACTGCAGCCCCAGGATTGGCCGCTTGGGGTGCTCCTCCGGCGGGCGCCCCACCTCCCCGCTGATCTGTAGCCAATCACGGACGGATGCCACCTCCCCGAAAGGCACCTTGTGGCACCAGagccagagggagagagagagacactgaggACGAACTCAGAGATGGGTGTTGATAACATAAAttcttattataatttttcatcagattatatttatgcatttgttagcaGACATCTTTACACACTtgtcacaaaataaacacaattcacaaaaacattttacagaagAGTACATATAATATGGTCCTAATTGAGGTCATTAAAACTACAACATTTCCACAGGGATCAAACTGTGAACAGTCCCGGTCACTCACAGTGGACTGGGCTGCTTTGCTCGCAATGACACAGGAAGGACGCAATGTGTGGACTGCTCAAAGACACAGGAAACCAATCCTGCTTTTAACATGCAAAACAACACTCTTATCACTTTTACAAAGTGTGTAACACTACAATAACCCCCCTTCCACCTGGATAAACACACAACCCAAGCTACCCAGCCAGCCCCCATGACAGGATGAAAACATCACCACCTGAATTATTAATCACACTGCTAATTGATGGAGTTGGAGGCCCTAATTGGTATTAAGAGCAGTTGGTCAGACACTCTGCTAACAGACATCATACCCACCCCCACCCACGTGCCAGCATCTTCAGACACACTCCTATTAATACCGCCCCTTTCCCTCCAAACACCCCCCTGTGTGGCCTGCTCTGCCCTCTCTGACAGGGCTGCCCATGCCGGTGAAGATGGATGCTGCGCTCGGGATTaattaatgtctctttattgaCTCGTTTGTTTTGCTGATCTGACGACCTTTGACCTCCATGGATggaggtgagagagagtgtgtgtgtttgtgtggaggCTGCGTTTTGGTTGCGGTACACTTTGCTCCAAACACCCTTATATACCTCCCCCCAACCCACCCCACCctgcccccccccaacacacagtcACATTCACCCACTCCCACTCACCCCCGTCTGCGCCATGCCGAAGGGGCCAGGGTTCATGCCCAGGAAGAGCACCTGTTGTCCCGAGTGGCAGTAGGTGCTGACGTAGCGGCTGTGGGGCTCCCAGGCGTACTCCAGGgggttgtacacgtacctgacGGGCGGCCCG contains:
- the LOC136752828 gene encoding single-strand selective monofunctional uracil DNA glycosylase; the protein is MQGAGEGEGGGVDGGGGQALAVQLPPAVAELWEERAGDVGGAFLRSELELCARLRGLEFGPPVRYVYNPLEYAWEPHSRYVSTYCHSGQQVLFLGMNPGPFGMAQTGVPFGEVASVRDWLQISGEVGRPPEEHPKRPILGLQCAQREVSGARFWGFFRSLCGEPGIFFRRCFVHNLCPLVFMNQAGKNLTPPELATPQREALLRLCDEGLCQAVRALGVTTVVGVGRVAEQRARKALSAAGVQVRVEGLMHPSPRNPLANKGWEAVARARLQELGILELLAP